The segment ACACTCCCATTTTCTTCTCGTTGTTGCCATCCAGTGTCTTTTCATAAATTTTTACTTTTGTAAAGTTTTACCCACCTTGAATTGATGAGGGTATGTTTAGTAGAAAATAGATGGtatgaaattataatttttttgtcgtttttatatatttttaataggagaataataaattaaattttttattaaaaattctaatcaaactaaaaatattaaaattaagagaaaatttAATTTGTCATCttttattgaaaaagatagagaTGATGTagaatcaaaatttcatataatcattttttatgttcagtattattttaataagtaCTTTAAGgacaaaaatacttttaaaacaaaaatattcctAAATAAATAATTTCTTAATAAACTGACAATTTTAACTTCTCCCAAAAATACTTTTTAAGAATCATTATTAAACTAAGCTTAATCCCAAAACTTTACTCCAATCTACTGAACTACCGAAAACACAgaacaataaaaatatttatatgttGCTGCTTAATTTGACTTCTCAACAGTTTTCCCATAACTTTTCTCTTAATTTCTGTCGTTTGCACTACTTAGTTCGAATTTTATTAGTAGTGAAtccatttgtttttttatttaagtaacgtaatttttttaattataattgtaataGTAACTATAAGTGTGACGTAAAAAATATACTATACCTGCCAATGAGGCCTATTTAAATTTATATCGAGCTAAATCCTACTATATACGGGCCTTGCCCAAAGCGTCTAGTTTACGATAAGTTATGTTAATGGAGTCGTACTTTATAatgtttaatataaattttataattatcacTCAATGTTATTGTACTTGTACCCTAATGTATGTTATATCTATTCATGTTAACTTAAATGTATAATGACTTTTTATcctctaattttattaaaaattattttaatccttcatttaattttttattattttattccttAAACTTACAATTTTTGTTAAATTATcttaatttgaataaaaattttaacatttgttAACTTTGCTAACGATACATGTAGATTGTCGTGTGATTAAcatgtcaacatttaattaaaattttaaaattaaaaatattttaaaacgttttatattttttaataattctaattatttttaatattatttttaaattttaaaatttaaaaattaattaaagttgATGTATCATCTCTACGTAtatgttatttcaataaaattaaaaacataaatttttctATCtgttttaacataatttaatttaataaaaatacaaatttaaagaCTTAAAAACCAAAAAAATGGATTAAGCCTACCTTAAACTCTTGTCCAAAATTTAATCGTGAAGATTAAGAAATTGCGTTCATAATCCCGGTGCTTCCAAATATTCAATCAGACAAaaaacaaaatattcaaaaaagcGTGTACATGGTTTCAAAAATGGAAAGAAGTTTGTTTATTATCTGCTTTAGAAGTTGGATTTGATAAAGTCAACATTGACCTGATCAAGCCACGTCATGGCTGAATTTTCGCAACTGATTTCATGTCAACTCGGTTACATTTGGGTCAAACTTTCAAAGTTTTTTGCAGTCTTCAACCAATACCGAAACTTCCATGAACCTTATTTGTCAACtcaagtatgaaaattttgaataaacACAAGGcttcaaatttaaaatataaaaaattacgcttttattttttttttaatttatactttTTTAAACTAGctcaaaacataattttaattttttaatctttaagtttatattcattttcaaatttgtctaaaataaatgagaaattaatagctattaattttattaatataatcatGTATATGTCACgttaacaaataattaaaacttttaaaaattttaaaattattaattttaataaaaataaaaaagctattacatttaaaaagttaaaattatataaaattattttaattattttcattaataaaataaagtataaaaatactttttaaaaataggttaaaattgattttattattattatttttccttctttcattttctttcccGTTTCTTTACTTTCTATCCTCCTTtacttttttttatctttttctcATCTCTTCTCCTAATCCTAGTCACTGCCCCTCCAAATTGCCGCTGACGCCATTTGACCTCCACAGATTGGAAGCCCCTAAAGTGACGCTCCTTGTCTCTCCACTCACGTTTCTCGGCTTAGATTTCCTCAAACCCAATTCAAAACCTTCGAAAAAtccaaaaaaatagaataaaaggaAACTCGATCCGTCGTCATTTCCCACCAGATAGGTCTCGTTTTCCAGTATGATGATCTTTACCATCCAAGGAAGCTTTTCACAGTTGGGATCATCAAATGGACATCTCAAACCCCTTTAATCGGTCAAATCCAAACGGGTTGTATTCTCTCCTTAACTTTTCTTATTCTTATTTAGTGTATAACTCTTCATTTTGTTCTTGATGTTTCTGCCATAACCCTCTGCTTCTTATTTGTCATTCTTCATTCATTTTCCCTGATCTTCTGCTTTAACTTTATCTCCATTGCCTCGATAGGTCTGAACTCTTGATTGATATTGTTAGGGCTTGCTTTCATGCTATGAAACTATGCCATTGTGCAAGTTCCTAAGGTTGGTAATGGTGGCAAATCGGTATACCAAAGGCATGGGGAAGTTCAAGATAAGATTTGAAGAACTGGTCATGGCTTTTTCAAGTTCATTTTCATATATTCTGGTATTTGTTGTTCTTCACTAGTTTGTATtggttatttatttaaaaaatcagATTGGTTATTATTTATATGTTGAttcatttgtaaaattatattaaatatcataaaatatattCCTATATACTATttagtatattttaaattctaatatactatatttaaaattgaataaattatattagTATCATCTAAAAGCATAATTTTTAGACACCAATAAAATAATGTCAtgtcattaaattttaaagatagcAAAGCATTATTATACACTTATCTATATTTAATATATTCTTcaacttaatttaattttaattaaattatttaaaataattaaatttttctttcttcttttacaaaattttaataattttgtttctataagttgatttttttttatttttgtgcaactaattttttaaaaaaaatagtaatttttgtgCAATTTGTTTCATATCATTGACatataattttgataattattttacCCTGAATCTCAAACTGGAATATTAAATCTTAAATCTTAAATCTTAAACCTTGAGTTTCGGGATTTAGATTTGAGATTTAAGGTCCAATGTTCGAGGTTCAGggtaaaaaaattaccaaaattatgtgtcaatgaTATGAAAAGAATTGTTGAAAtgttattaaataattgaaaagggacaatgaataatgtgatggAAAAGgtctataaaataatttctcaatGGATGAGTGTATAGTAATAATTTCagtatatttaaaatttgatgatgtgataaaattttattgtaaactaaaattttgattttaagatCATCCTAATATGAGTTTtctcatatttaaaatatatatcaataatattataattatttaatatttagtttAAACTTTAAAGGAGTTTGCTATTTCTAAAGATATTGGAACAACTACGAGAGACTAGCAGATGTTTTACACATGGACCAACAAATTGTAAAACATAAATGTTGCTAAATGTATCCCTGGTTGGGAACTTATTTGCTGCATGAACCCATCTCTATGTTCTGTTCGATTTTCTCTTATCACCTGTATTTggcattttcttcttcttgtatgGCGTGTATGCCTGCAAATCATGAACATCTGAAAGAAggtccaattatatatatataagaaaaaaaaCAACATATCAACATGTTACTGATTTCCTCTTAACCTTTCATTTGGACTTCACCATTTGCGTTAATATTGGGTTGTTATAGAATTTAAGTATGAGTTTAAATGGATTTGGACAAATATTTTAAGTGCAATTTTGCTATTAATCTCTTTATTATGTATAAATTGTTTATTtagtttttgtattttaattgttCACTTTTAATTATGTgctttttagaattttaaaattttagaataaatcaaatgatcgctattaaatttattaagttaaattttgttatttttaaaatttgatgtggCAAACACATTATTATATGTATAATGTCAAGTCAACTTGTTACTTTTATATATTACTCACGAAAAACCTATTAGTAGATTTATCGATTGTTGTTTGTATTAaaactgaaattttgaaattcaaaaaatattgCGATTAATAATGATTTAACTGGAGAATGTAGATTAGTTTTACAATTTTACACACAATATAGGAATGATAGTATAATTTAACCCAACAAATTTAGCGACtactattttttattaaaactaaaattttaaaatttaaaaggtttgataaaattaaaatataagtacTAAGTAACATAACTTGACCAATATTTCAAAAAAAGTTATTGGACTCGAATTGATTTTGCACATTTATAAGTGCACCGCTTTTGAGGGGCAACAAGTTTGAATCTCAATGTATTATTTATCGATTGTGTTTACCTCATACCCACGTCCTGGGTTCGAGTTGGTGGAGCAACAAGTTCAAATTTATCCTATTAAATGATCATTTCAACTTATGTTATCATGTAAGTACATTATGTAATTAAGCTGAGTTGatgaaattcaatttaaaatttattaaatataaatctCAAATAAGTTTATTTACGATTtttacatatttaatatttaaaataaataatataataataaataaatacctTATCATTATGCtgaacatttaaaatatattacaaaataattaaattttaatataaagagTATACTATATTAATCATTTTTCGTGCCATAAAAAtcgtaaattataaatttaaataccTCGAGTTATGGGTGAATTTAATTCTAGGTTAACATATTTTTCTAATAACCTTGTTAACAAATAACAACCCTTGATCCGATAGTTGGCTACACTCAGTCGACGAAAGAGAGAGAAATAAAGATAAAGGCAAAcaaggaaggaaagaaagggtCAAAAAGGAAGGGAATGGGGACGAGAGAGAGGGATAGGGAGAGGGATAAAGATCGAGAGTTGCTTATCCCCGTCGCAACCATCTCCGACGATGAAGACTCCAAATCCTCCTCCTCTCCTCCTACTCCTACAATCTCCTCCACCTCCCATGGTCGCGAGGTGCTTGCCTTTCTTTCTTTCATCGACATGCATGTGCATGCAATTGCATCATGATTTGTTTCGTTTCCACTTAGATCCCATTTATGCAAGATTACATCAGGTTTGGGATTTGAATCCCATCTTTTGTGACCCTTTTACACAAAATGTAGACAACATTGTTCGAACCCGTGGCTTGGTTCGGAGATGGCATTTAGGTTTGAAGTTGGAACCTATTATTTGCAATCCTTGGAACCTATTATTTGCAATCCTTTTATGAAAATCTTGTGATCTTTCGATTATTTATGAAATACTTTATCAAAATCTGACAATAAAAGTCTCTTGCAGCTTCTTGTTTGTGAATATGGTTTTAACTTTGTTTTGCATTCTGGCACAGGCATTTTTAAAAGTAATCCGTAGCTGGGCATGGAAAAAGTTTATGACTGGGTGGTAAGTCCTTTTCATCTTCAACCTTGTACATTTTGCTCTTCTCTTGGCTTCCTATATAGCATTGATTTGACTCTTATTTTTTAACATGTCCAAGCCCATGCAAGAATATGAATCTTTTAGTATTCTTCAAATACactgaaaattttggaaaaagaaTTGAACATACTCCGTATCCTACACATACAATTACCTAAACCAGACACTCGCACCAAAGTAACATAGGCTACAGTACATATTCGAAGTTATCAGTGAGCATTTAGTTCATATCCATGAGTTCATTAATTAGCTTGAAAATGATATTCAAGATCATAAAACGTTAAAAATAATCGAGATTCTTTGAATTTTGTTTGTGACGAAATGTGATATTTTGTTGCAGTGTCATACTTTTTCCACTGGCCATTACATTCTATGTTACTTGGGGTTTTATTCATCTCGTTGATGGTTTCTTCTCCCCAGTCTATGATCACCTAGGCATCAATATTTTTGGTAAGGCAAATTTCCTTCCTTTCCTTGGATCATTTTTAACTTATTTGTTGATTGAGTTCATCACCTCCATGTTGCTAcgtttcttcatttttcttttaagTACTTGTATTCTATACTATACATTTTCGAGCATGGGTTTAAAGATATGACCTTTCAAATATAGagagaaacatagaaaatttgaaCATACTGATGTTGGTATATGGTATATGTATAAAACTCGACCGAGTCCTTCTTGAAACTTAACCTAGAATCAATGCTTCATTATCTAAAGGAATCTCGAGAAGCAGTGCCATTGTATTTTATCTGAATCATCATAAGGCATGACCGATCTTATAAGTTAAATTAATCTAACCTTTATCAGATGTCAGGCTATATAATTTTTGCTTTGGAAACATGATGCAGGTCTAGGATTTGCTACATCCATCACATTTATCTTTTTAGTAGGCATTTTCATGTCATCTTGGGTGGGGGCTTCGGTTCTTACTCTCGGCGAATTGTTCATTAAGAAGATGCCGCTCGTGAGCTATATTTATAGTGCCTCAAAGCAAATAAGTG is part of the Gossypium arboreum isolate Shixiya-1 chromosome 5, ASM2569848v2, whole genome shotgun sequence genome and harbors:
- the LOC108451181 gene encoding protein LIKE COV 1-like, which gives rise to MGTRERDRERDKDRELLIPVATISDDEDSKSSSSPPTPTISSTSHGREAFLKVIRSWAWKKFMTGCVILFPLAITFYVTWGFIHLVDGFFSPVYDHLGINIFGLGFATSITFIFLVGIFMSSWVGASVLTLGELFIKKMPLVSYIYSASKQISAAISPDQNSNAFKEVAIIRHPGKGQYMFGFITSTVVLQKGIGEEELCCVYVPTNHLYLGDVLLISSNDILRPNISVREGIEIVISGGMSVPKLFTMIDPSGISATRTVNFEASV